A stretch of Gloeocapsopsis sp. IPPAS B-1203 DNA encodes these proteins:
- a CDS encoding glycosyltransferase family 2 protein: MKKVTVIIPVYKVEKYIGAAVASVLAQTYQNWELLIVDDGSPDASVTICQQFDDARIKIIQQSNSGVSAARNTGIRHAQGEYIAFLDGDDLWLPQKLEKHLAHLESSFRVGVSFSRSAFIDESGSSLGIYQLSQLKAIAPSYILYRNPIGNGSAPVIRREVLEAIKYTHNRNDCYFDEQLHHIEDVECWLRIALQTSWQIEGIPDALTLYRVNSKGASTNGLQQLESLEKVLAKTRSYAPELIAQWERPAKAYQLRFLARRAIRIQATSKAIQLVHRALATHWQILWEEPRRTFLTLAAAYSLWLLPNSIHKKMEAVALKITGNSQKRRILQEQSRQLV, encoded by the coding sequence ATGAAAAAAGTAACGGTGATTATTCCGGTGTACAAAGTAGAGAAGTATATAGGTGCAGCAGTAGCATCAGTACTAGCACAGACATATCAAAACTGGGAACTGTTGATCGTGGATGATGGCTCACCGGATGCAAGTGTGACAATTTGTCAGCAGTTTGACGATGCCAGAATAAAAATTATTCAACAGTCAAACAGTGGTGTATCCGCAGCACGCAATACGGGAATTCGTCATGCCCAAGGTGAATATATAGCATTTTTAGATGGCGACGACTTATGGCTACCACAAAAGCTGGAAAAACATCTGGCGCATCTAGAATCTTCTTTTCGTGTGGGTGTCAGCTTTAGCCGTTCCGCTTTTATTGATGAATCAGGAAGTTCTTTAGGGATTTACCAGCTATCCCAACTAAAGGCGATCGCACCATCGTACATACTTTACCGCAATCCAATCGGCAATGGCTCGGCTCCAGTCATTCGACGCGAGGTTTTAGAGGCAATTAAATACACACATAATCGAAACGACTGTTATTTTGATGAGCAGCTACATCATATTGAGGACGTTGAATGTTGGCTGCGTATTGCACTGCAAACTTCTTGGCAAATCGAGGGAATTCCTGACGCCCTCACACTATATCGTGTCAATTCAAAGGGAGCTTCCACAAACGGATTGCAACAGTTAGAGTCATTAGAAAAGGTACTAGCAAAAACGCGAAGCTACGCCCCCGAATTGATTGCACAATGGGAACGTCCCGCGAAAGCTTATCAGTTAAGGTTTTTAGCTCGTAGAGCAATACGCATCCAAGCTACCTCAAAAGCTATACAACTTGTCCATCGAGCTTTGGCGACTCATTGGCAGATCTTGTGGGAAGAACCACGCCGAACATTTCTAACCTTAGCTGCTGCTTACTCACTTTGGCTTCTACCTAACTCAATCCACAAAAAGATGGAAGCAGTTGCTCTCAAAATAACAGGAAATAGTCAAAAACGCCGCATTCTTCAAGAACAATCTAGGCAATTGGTATAA